One region of Macadamia integrifolia cultivar HAES 741 chromosome 11, SCU_Mint_v3, whole genome shotgun sequence genomic DNA includes:
- the LOC122094130 gene encoding uncharacterized protein LOC122094130 isoform X1: MTRFLHRLCGPRCYSRYLFDQMPMRLTRSLGWVRKPKMVINNIDVLRNAFLTDDSIVSASMYHDRLLWRLIALGVNERRLPVIILISDRQAALVESAESILK, from the exons ATGACAAGGTTTCTGCATCGGCTTTGTGGTCCACGGTGTTATTCGCGCTATCTGTTCGATCAAATGCCAATGAGATTGACGCGGTCCTTGGGTTGGGTGAGAAAG CCGAAGATGGTCATAAACAATATTGATGTACTCCGGAATGCATTCTTAACTGATGATTCAATAGTGTCTGCATCAATGTATCATGACAGGCTTCTTTGGAGATTAATAGCATTGGGTGTGAATGAAAGGCGCTTGCCAGTCATAATTTTAATATCGGATAG ACAAGCAGCATTGGTTGAATCTGCAGAAAGTATTCTTAAATGA
- the LOC122094130 gene encoding uncharacterized protein LOC122094130 isoform X2 has product MTRFLHRLCGPRCYSRYLFDQMPMRLTRSLGWVRKPKMVINNIDVLRNAFLTDDSIVSASMYHDRLLWRLIALGVNERRLPVIILISDSCCNGIWT; this is encoded by the exons ATGACAAGGTTTCTGCATCGGCTTTGTGGTCCACGGTGTTATTCGCGCTATCTGTTCGATCAAATGCCAATGAGATTGACGCGGTCCTTGGGTTGGGTGAGAAAG CCGAAGATGGTCATAAACAATATTGATGTACTCCGGAATGCATTCTTAACTGATGATTCAATAGTGTCTGCATCAATGTATCATGACAGGCTTCTTTGGAGATTAATAGCATTGGGTGTGAATGAAAGGCGCTTGCCAGTCATAATTTTAATATCGGATAG TTGTTGTAATGGCATTTGGACCTAG
- the LOC122094145 gene encoding ARM REPEAT PROTEIN INTERACTING WITH ABF2, with the protein MHPATDSARSQSPTQVLELINQLLPLLLFSSLTVKAFVGRWQVIRNKLTSLRSSVSDISDCPHWSENPLLHDLLPNLLSTLHKTKSLSDLCHNPSSYTGGKLLLQSDLDMASASLSSDLHDLDLLLKSGVLRQSNAIVLSQPGPGSGKEELGFFIRDLFARLQIGGIEFKKKALDSLLQLLREDDKAAVLVPKEGDVGCLVHLLDSSNPSPAVREQAALAVSLLATASDSSRNCVFEEGGLGPLLRLLETGSSGLKEKAAMAVEAITADPENAWAISAYGGVPVLVEACRSGSPITQTHAAGAIKNVATVEDIRLALAEEGVVPVLVQLLVSGTGSAQEKAANCLWILASSSEDFRVSIQEEGGLQRLLQLLQESSSPDTTEQVLRAIYALSASATTARILSSSSPFLMQLSELIKDGNLMIQQVSASLLVNLSISDGSKRAMAGCMGSLVKMVESSKPAGLQDVAAQALISLLTVRSNRKDLARDEKSMLRLVQMLDPQNELVCKKLPLSVISAILPGSGKASRKRIAAAGAFPHLQQLADNDVAGAKKALQRLSGNRLKNIFARTWRE; encoded by the coding sequence ATGCATCCCGCCACCGATTCAGCGCGGTCGCAGTCACCAACCCAAGTTCTGGAACTCATCAATCaactccttcctctccttctattCTCTTCTCTCACCGTCAAGGCCTTTGTTGGACGATGGCAGGTTATTCGCAACAAGCTTACCTCTCTTCGTTCCTCCGTTTCTGATATCTCCGATTGCCCCCACTGGTCGGAGAATCCACTCCTCCATGACCTCCTCCCTAACCTTCTCTCCACCCTCCACAAGACAAAGTCCCTCTCCGACCTCTGTCACAACCCTTCGTCCTACACCGGCGGAAAGCTTCTCTTGCAGAGCGACCTCGACATGGCCTCCGCATCCCTTTCTTCCGACCTCCACGACCTTGACTTGCTCCTCAAATCCGGCGTCCTCCGCCAATCCAATGCCATCGTCCTCTCCCAACCTGGTCCCGGCTCCGGCAAAGAGGAGCTAGGTTTTTTTATCCGCGACCTTTTCGCTCGCTTGCAGATCGGGGGCATTGAGTTCAAGAAGAAGGCCCTGGATTCGCTGCTCCAGCTTCTCAGAGAAGACGACAAGGCTGCTGTTCTGGTCCCAAAAGAGGGCGATGTTGGTTGCTTGGTCCATTTGCTCGACTCCAGCAATCCATCTCCCGCAGTTCGAGAGCAAGCGGCGCTGGCtgtttctctccttgccaccgcCAGCGACTCATCTAGGAATTGCGTCTTCGAAGAAGGGGGTTTGGGCCCTCTGCTTCGTCTTCTCGAGACGGGATCTTCGGGTTTGAAAGAGAAGGCCGCCATGGCAGTCGAGGCAATCACCGCCGACCCGGAAAACGCATGGGCCATCTCTGCATACGGTGGCGTCCCTGTGTTGGTGGAGGCGTGTCGATCGGGATCGCCTATCACGCAGACGCACGCGGCCGGTGCGATAAAGAATGTTGCCACCGTCGAAGATATTAGGTTGGCGCTGGCGGAGGAAGGGGTGGTGCCGGTTCTGGTCCAGTTATTGGTTTCAGGTACCGGCTCCGCCCAAGAGAAAGCGGCTAATTGCCTTTGGATCCTGGCCTCATCGAGCGAGGATTTTAGGGTTTCCATACAAGAGGAAGGAGGACTACAGAGGCTTCTTCAGCTGTTACAGGAATCATCGAGTCCGGATACAACAGAGCAAGTCCTACGGGCGATTTACGCACTCTCGGCTTCGGCTACAACTGCAAGGATCCTATCATCCTCTTCCCCATTCCTGATGCAGCTCTCCGAGCTGATTAAGGACGGAAACCTAATGATCCAGCAGGTATCAGCATCTCTACTCGTTAACCTATCAATAAGCGATGGAAGCAAGAGGGCCATGGCAGGGTGCATGGGTTCACTAGTAAAAATGGTGGAGTCTTCGAAGCCGGCAGGGTTACAGGATGTGGCAGCACAAGCACTTATCTCTCTGTTAACTGTTCGATCCAATCGGAAGGATCTGGCGAGGGACGAGAAGAGTATGCTGAGGTTGGTTCAGATGTTGGATCCTCAGAACGAATTGGTCTGCAAGAAACTTCCGTTGTCGGTGATATCAGCGATCTTGCCCGGAAGCGGCAAGGCAAGCCGGAAGAGGATTGCGGCGGCGGGAGCTTTCCCTCATTTGCAGCAGCTCGCCGACAATGATGTCGCCGGCGCAAAAAAGGCGTTGCAGAGACTTTCCGGCAACCGACTCAAGAATATCTTCGCCAGGACTTGGAGGGAATAA
- the LOC122093416 gene encoding clathrin coat assembly protein AP180-like, protein MSSKLRKAIGAVKDQTSLGIALVAKNNSSNLDIAVLKATTHDAIPVDEKYLIEILQLTSSSKHYAAACAQAIAKRIGRTRKWIVALKSLMLVLRIFQDGDPHFPREVLLAMKRGAKILNLSSFRDDSNSSPWDYTAYVRTFALYLDKRLEGFLTGKLQRRAVYKEQQNKRSNDRRNESVCDMKPPVLLDRISHWQCLLDRAIATRPTGAAKSNRLVQISLYAIVRESFDLYRDISDGLALLLDSFFHLQYKSCSAAFEACIKASKQFDELCGFYTLCKNIGVGRSSEYPSVNKISDELIDTLREFLKDQASFPSGNLHRPPLQPAAYLLLPAPSPPPPDCCASTSGRLEHCEQQSDEGSDLYDRRASLEDLMSVMDAGTSPSISTDFDQFEKQSQIEDFARLNMNPNEAGTALREMDLVIFSDDDQQPSVSAETEDVGSEGREGWELVLAETASDISSSSQVVSGFEPSFLNSLYNQVPVELQQHMSSSSQAGSGFEPSFLGSLYNEVQAPVLQLQQPIYNPFLQDTSEIDLTSTTAHPQAAIVPVVVSTDAFSSSPTFEATPTFCAQNSNDAMAPKWPLEDDPFAPFPSQIDPILDSSTNQQQHLQREQQLWLQNQNEIIARHVNIT, encoded by the coding sequence ATGTCGAGCAAGCTCAGGAAGGCGATAGGGGCAGTGAAAGACCAGACGAGCCTCGGCATTGCCCTGGtagccaaaaacaactcctcaaACCTGGACATTGCAGTGCTCAAGGCCACAACCCATGACGCAATCCCAGTAGATGAAAAATACCTGATCGAGATTCTCCAACTCACTTCCTCTTCCAAGCACTACGCTGCTGCCTGTGCCCAGGCCATCGCCAAGCGCATCGGCCGAACCAGGAAATGGATAGTGGCACTCAAGTCGCTAATGCTCGTCCTCCGTATCTTCCAAGATGGAGACCCTCACTTCCCACGTGAAGTCCTTCTCGCCATGAAACGAGGCGCCAAGATCCTCAACCTTTCCAGCTTCCGCGACGACTCCAACTCAAGCCCATGGGACTACACCGCCTATGTTCGCACCTTTGCCCTCTATCTGGACAAGCGTCTCGAGGGTTTCCTCACGGGCAAACTCCAGCGCAGGGCTGTCTATAAGGAACAGCAAAACAAACGCAGCAATGATCGCAGGAACGAGTCCGTCTGCGACATGAAACCCCCAGTTTTGCTGGACCGCATCTCCCACTGGCAGTGCCTTCTCGATCGGGCCATCGCTACAAGACCCACCGGTGCCGCCAAATCTAACCGTCTGGTACAGATTTCTCTTTATGCCATCGTCAGGGAGAGCTTCGATCTCTACCGCGACATCTCCGATGGTCTCGCCCTTCTCCTCGATAGCTTCTTTCACCTCCAGTATAAATCCTGCTCCGCCGCGTTTGAGGCCTGCATTAAAGCGTCGAAGCAATTCGACGAGCTATGTGGGTTTTACACATTGTGCAAGAACATCGGTGTGGGACGCAGCTCGGAGTACCCGAGTGTTAATAAGATCTCCGATGAACTCATTGATACGCTGAGGGAGTTCCTCAAAGATCAGGCATCTTTCCCTTCTGGGAATCTGCATAGGCCACCGCTCCAGCCTGCCGCCTACTTGCTTCTCCCTGcgccatcaccaccaccacctgaTTGTTGTGCATCCACTTCTGGACGGCTCGAGCATTGTGAGCAGCAATCCGATGAGGGATCCGATCTTTACGATCGACGCGCCTCGCTAGAGGATCTGATGAGCGTGATGGACGCTGGAACAAGCCCATCCATCTCTACCGATTTCGACCAATTTGAGAAACAATCACAAATTGAAGATTTCGCACGTTTGAATATGAATCCTAATGAAGCTGGGACGGCTTTAAGGGAGATGGACCTAGTGATATTCAGCGATGATGATCAACAACCATCGGTGTCTGCAGAAACTGAAGACGTGGGAAGCGAAGGAAGAGAAGGGTGGGAGCTCGTTCTGGCGGAGACGGCGAGCGACATATCATCGTCTTCCCAAGTAGTTTCTGGCTTCGAACCCTCGTTCCTGAATAGCCTTTACAATCAAGTCCCAGTAGAGCTTCAACAACACATGTCATCGTCTTCCCAAGCAGGTTCTGGCTTCGAACCATCGTTCCTGGGTAGCCTTTACAATGAGGTTCAGGCCCCAGTACTCCAGCTCCAACAACCCATCTACAATCCATTCCTCCAGGACACCAGTGAGATCGATTTGACATCCACAACTGCCCATCCACAAGCAGCCATCGTCCCTGTCGTCGTCTCTACTGACGCCTTTTCTTCGAGCCCCACGTTTGAGGCAACCCCGACTTTCTGTGCTCAGAACTCCAACGACGCCATGGCACCCAAGTGGCCTCTAGAAGATGACCCTTTCGCACCCTTTCCTTCTCAAATTGATCCAATCTTGGATAGTTCCACCAATCAACAACAGCACCTGCAACGTGAACAGCAATTGTGGTTACAAAACCAAAACGAAATTATAGCTAGGCATGTAAATATTACTTGA
- the LOC122092837 gene encoding glucan endo-1,3-beta-glucosidase 12-like: MLYFCFTQNQSMERLTYPCILLFLCIFAFVADAGSIGVNYGRIANNLPPAAKVVQLLKSQGLDKVKLYDTDATVLKALAGSGIKVVVDLPNEQLNLTAKSPSFANTWVQKNIVAYHPDTQIYAIAVGNEVFVDPNNTTDYLVPAMRNIQAALVKNKLDSSIKVSSPIALSALQNSYPASAGSFKQELIEPVIKPMLEFLQETGSYLMVNAYPFFAYSANTDVISLDYALFRNNSGVVDSGNGLRYYSLFDAQIDAVFAAMSALKYDKVSLMVTETGWPSKGDENEAGAGEENAAAYNGNLVRKILIGGGTPLRPKADFEVYLFALFNENQKNGPTSERNYGLFYPNEEKVYSIPLTMQEVKQQGPVSGAGKSQVTTPVKGSGGSGGTVSTSSSGQTWCVANEKAGKASLQAALDYACGEGAADCSQIQPNSLCYDPNTLVAHASFAFNSYYQKNGRRMGTCDFQGAAYVVTQPPKFGKCEFPTGY; encoded by the exons atgctCTATTTCTGTTTCACTCAGAATCAGAGCATGGAACGTCTTACCTATCCTTGTATCCTCTTATTTCTCTGCATCTTCGCATTTGTTGCAG ATGCGGGTTCCATCGGAGTAAACTACGGGAGAATAGCGAACAACCTTCCTCCTGCGGCAAAGGTGGTTCAGCTTCTCAAGTCTCAGGGTCTGGACAAGGTCAAGCTCTACGATACTGATGCCACAGTACTCAAGGCCCTGGCTGGTTCAGGAATCAAGGTTGTCGTCGATTTACCGAACGAGCAGCTGAACTTGACAGCGAAGAGTCCATCCTTCGCCAACACATGGGTTCAGAAGAACATTGTTGCTTACCACCCAGACACCCAAATCTACGCCATTGCCGTCGGCAACGAAGTGTTTGTTGATCCCAACAACACAACCGATTACCTCGTTCCGGCCATGCGCAACATTCAGGCCGCGCTTGTCAAAAACAAACTTGATTCTTCCATTAAGGTGTCATCACCCATAGCCCTCAGTGCTCTCCAGAATTCATACCCGGCTTCCGCGGGATCATTCAAACAGGAGCTTATCGAACCAGTCATCAAACCCATGCTGGAATTTCTGCAGGAGACTGGGTCGTATCTCATGGTGAATGCTTACCCTTTCTTCGCCTACTCGGCCAACACCGACGTTATCTCCCTCGATTACGCTCTGTTCAGGAACAACTCCGGCGTGGTTGACTCCGGCAATGGGTTACGTTACTACAGTTTATTTGACGCACAAATCGATGCGGTGTTCGCGGCGATGTCGGCTTTGAAGTACGACAAGGTCAGCTTGATGGTGACGGAGACCGGATGGCCGTCCAAGGGAGATGAGAACGAGGCGGGGGCGGGCGAGGAAAACGCCGCTGCCTACAACGGCAACCTTGTGCGGAAGATACTCATAGGAGGAGGAACTCCGTTGAGACCCAAGGCTGATTTTGAGGTGTACCTGTTCGCGTTATTCAACGAGAACCAGAAGAATGGTCCGACTTCCGAAAGGAACTACGGGCTTTTCTACCCAAACGAGGAGAAGGTGTACAGCATACCCTTGACGATGCAGGAGGTGAAACAGCAGGGCCCGGTGAGCGGAGCAGGGAAGAGCCAAGTGACCACCCCTGTGAAGGGCAGCGGCGGAAGCGGAGGCACCGTTTCGACGAGCTCTTCGGGGCAGACGTGGTGTGTGGCGAACGAGAAAGCAGGGAAGGCGAGTTTGCAGGCGGCGCTGGATTATGCGTGTGGTGAGGGAGCTGCAGACTGTAGCCAGATCCAACCAAATTCGCTTTGTTATGATCCGAATACGTTGGTGGCACACGCATCGTTCGCATTCAACAGCTACTATCAGAAGAACGGCAGAAGAATGGGAACTTGTGATTTCCAAGGAGCTGCCTATGTCGTTACCCAACCTCCCA AGTTTGGCAAATGCGAGTTCCCTACAGGTTACTAG